The Archocentrus centrarchus isolate MPI-CPG fArcCen1 chromosome 1, fArcCen1, whole genome shotgun sequence genome includes the window GGGCTTTGAAGTCTTCAACACATAATAATCCTTACAGTGGTGTACTCGAAGTAGTAGAGGCAGTTGTCTGTCAGGATGAACCATCGCCTCTTCCATGTCTTAACCCGACCTCCTGAAAATTGGACAAAGCATAAGTGTAGACCGTTAGCTGCTGACATTGTGTAACTTGCATGCAAGCCCACATGAGAATCTTCCAATATTGGGTCATTTTCTTTGCGCTTCCTCTGTACTTTCCTGTTTGTGTAGTGACTTAAGCTATGATGCAGCACGAAGCCGGCTTAACCTATTCTTGTTCgagtaaaagaaaaagtccACTGTTCATGTGTTTTCTTGGTGTTGCAGAGAGTCATTTTACCAAGTTTGAGGAGCCATCCTTCTCTGTCAGGGTTGAAGAAGGTGTGAGTCAGATCATTCCCATCATCCTCTGGGATTTTGAAGGGCTCGTTGCGTATGCTCTCGTACAGTTTCTGTGTGTAGAGAGTTACATGATCAGATATATAACAAAGGTGGCTGTTACAGCTAACCTGCTGCTGGAAAGTTGGCATGAGAACAACCtggatgttttcatgtttgtgtgtttctgttccaTATTGTGTGGTGACTGTGAAATACAGGTATTACTTTCTCAAGGAGGGGAGGAACTGTGGGGTTTTACTTTCTCCTAAGAAtacatttgattttgtttcatttaggaCATTTTTTTCTACGCTGTAAGTTAAACACTTAAACACAAGCTCTTCTTATTTATCTGTTCTTATTAGTCGTAATATGTGTTATCTGTTTCCTTACACCACCAGGGAGTAAGAAATGTCTGACAAATTTTTAGCTTCTGGATGTGTAGCCGTTTGGGTCATCGCCTCTTGGTGTCTGTGTGGgcactgtgatttattttttttttatttgagagGTTCTCACCGACAGCAAATCATCAGGTAGGTTCTCTCCGTTGTTGATGCCTCTGTTCATTGAGATGAAACGCTCCAGAGTGGTTTTGTCCTTCACGTTGGGGTTGTGAAGGCTCGTGTTCAACATGATGATGGCAAAAGACAGGATGTAGCACGTGTCTGATGTTAAGAGGaagatgcacacacatgcaatgaATAAGAGGAAGCATGAGCCAGAGCTCAGCAGATAAATTTCTGGCAATGAATACAGTAATACAGACTTgttgaaaaggagaaagaactaaaaaaaaaaggaggaaaaaatgaagaaatgaaaataatatatacaaaaatacagagatgGCGTGGTAATAATAACAAAGAACCAATCCACTCTCAcacatgtttttctctctgtctctcacacacacacacactcctacacacacagacacacacacacagttcagacAGGAAGTATAAATTCAGAATGCATATTTAGTGAAGCCCACCAGTTGACTGGAAGACGTTATGGTTGCAGTCGCAGTAGCGTGTGGCGAAGGCCTCCATCATACGGTCGATTTTCTGAGCTTCCCCAGGCAGACGGAAACTCCACAGAAACTGTctgtcatgcacacacacacacacacaccacaaaaccATAACACCTCAGAATGATATTACTACATGTGGAGACGGCTGATCGCTATTTAGACTGTAGATACACTGTATGCCTGGAGCACATCTCAAACTCATGACTTTAAAACTGCGTTCCTGCTGAAGGAGtgatcagcagcagctcagtcaAAATGAACTGTGGTGCATCCATCTAATATCAGCATGCTAACATGTTTAGGCAGTAGTCACAACACATACTGACAGGAACAGGACAGGAAAGGTCACATTTACTATGTGAATCTAATTAATTTCTTCTTGCTTGTGAAATTCTGGCAAATATCACATCAACACTCAGGCTGGAGCTGATTGGCCAGGTTTGCTTAGGGAGGTGTTAAAGTATCTGCGTGACAGCCATAATAAGAACTGATCCAGCTCTGTGAATACTAATGCTAATAATGTAATAGCTTCCCACAATTCATATAGATATATGAACTTTCAACAGTTTCATAAACCCACAGGGAAACTATACTGTACCTTTGCCGCTGCTACACTGAATTTCCCCATCATGGGACTAATAAAGTGATTTCTGATCTTATCTTATCTGATTATATGTGCTAAGTTGGTAAAATTTGTTTTGAGTTGTCATGTGGGAAGCAGATGTAACGTGGGTTCAGGGAAGTGCTCTGTCAGTTAATTTCACATCATGCATACTGAATGCATTAAAGTAGATAATATGAATGAAAAGCAACCTTTTTAAACACAACCCTGTATGAGCTACATTTTTTAATACAAGTGCAGGAATGAAGTTACTTATTTGGGTTGTCTTTTTTTCTAACAACACAGTCAGAACTCACTTGAGATGAAGTCCATCGGCCTTAATGCTGATGGTTTTTGACCTTAACGTCAAAAATATCTGCTGTAACACGTGAGAGCAGCACCGTGGTTCTCTTCTTCTAAGTCCtctacatttgttttattctgatTATTTTTCAGTTAAGGTCAAGGCACAGTGATTAGGAAGACAGGATAAACCTGGTGACATCACGATTATGTGCATCATCAGGGTGATTTTTCTCAGACTTGTCAAAGAGCCCAGAAACACAACAGTAAACAAAGGGTTTCCAGGCTGAGTATTTATCCCCACAATGACTaaacctttgtttgtttttattactgttGACTAACATTAAATACAGTGCAGTAAGATGTACATCTGTATATTGGAAACATTGGTATGACTACCTCCTAAAAGATTAGGagtctttttatgtttttttatgtgcccttgttttttttttttttgttttttttttaatcattgattgttttgtgtttgtttatgtgatGTGGACTATGAGTCTGTaataaatctatctatctatctgtctatctatctattacTATATGAAGGACATTTTAATTTGCAACACAATCTTTATATTTTTGACCGATATcatgttctttttctttcttttactaatttgatttgtttttcttcacagtGCTGCAGTCATTTGTATCTGACTCTGCAAGTCTGAAACAAAAGTTTTAGAGTAATTTTCCTGCTGCTGGCATTTCTGAACCCTGAGCCTGTCATGCTGTGGAAACTCTGAGAGTTTGTGGCTGGTGTTGAGACTCATGACAAGTTACATAATGTTGCCTATTTGATAGCAGTTACATTTTAGTGATTGTGGAAAGACTTTTTTGATTACAGATTACTATTCAGTTTTTTGCTCCTTTAGTACGTTTGCTGACCTTCCCCAAGCAGAAATGTGCAACCACAAAGACGTCTGTTTTAAAGATGGATTCGTGTGTCAACTTTATACAATTAGAGTTTAAGTATCTAAAGTGTAACTTCTGCATTATTCTAAACATCTGGGAGAGAATTGAATGAATTCTGCTTTGTAGTAATGCCATAATGGCATTCTGATGATCTGATTGTAGTCtcacttttgtgtttgtttagcaGTTTAAAGGTCGAGGCTGTACCTACTACAGTTAGTCAGGTTTCATTATGCTATTACACATGCATATGCAAATGTGCCTGTTAAATGATTATAAAGAAGAATAATGTTCATGAGGCAGCAGATGAAGGAGGGCTGACCTGAGAGCCTGGACCAGGTTGAGGTCGGAGAACTCGTGCAGCTCCACGAAAGCCTTCAGGGTCTGAAGGTGGAGCTCGTCCCTGCGGGGCGGAGCGTGAGAAAAGTGCATGAAACAAAAGGAAGGTGTTCACCTTTTTCACGTGAGACCTTAACACTCCActtaacactttttttgttgtatGCACTGTCTGTCTTACACTACCATGAATCACTTTCTTCTCGTCTATATTTCTCAGCCTCCTCACTCTCTCTAATTCAGCACCTGTTCATTTCATTCATGTCCGTCCACCGTGGTTTTCCTACTGCCGTTTGTACACCCCCTTGTCTTCCTCACCTTTCTCCGAGGAATTCTCCAATGGCTGTCTTGTTGAGTCCCTCTTCCTTGTAGAGAAACTCAGCAATGGATTGGGCACTTCCATCCAGCAGCTTATTCTCCACCAAGTAATTGATTCCCTGCATGCAAGCAGATTGTTAAACAGAAGTGTCCAATTGTGCTTCATTTGCACTTTATGGAGAATTTTTAGATTATGACATAGCACTTTAAATATGAACAGAAACATATGCACTGCCTGCTGTGGTTAATGTGCGCTACTTTCACAATGATCTCATCCTTTACTGGTAAAAGAGAGCATGCTCATAGCATCTGTAATTCCAATTCCTTAAAATaagtttctcttcctctttctgctcCATACAGTCTTTAAAGAggaaaaggatgttgaagatgtaTTTATTGCCTGCATGCAGCTGCATATTGCTGTAATTCTCTTCCATGTAATCCAGCCTGATTACATTTCTGTTGtcacttttatatttatattcaagCTATGGACTGCTCATGGTTTAAAGTGAAGCATTTCAAAGTCTCGCAGTCAACTTaaacaaatctaaaaaaaaaacaagtaaaccATGGTAATAATTAtattctgtatctgtgtgtgcaaACATTTGCATGCGCAAGAGCCATAACTTTGACCTTAGAGCAAAACCACAGAAACTGTAGTGTGAGCCAATGTGTTTGTTCTGCTCACAGACTTACAGCCCCTTCAACAAACGAGCTGCTCGATGAACACGCTCAGCTGCACAAGCTCAGACAGTGACAtgcaaacacttttttaaacCCTTCATTAATGAAAAAAGTCATTTCTAGTTGAGTAAGTTGGTCCAGCTCACCTTTTTGGGGTCCATGTTGAATTTCTTCTTCCCATTTGAGAATTGTTTGTTCTTCTCTAATGTCttgctgaaatttaaaaaaaaagaaaaaactgtcatTCATGGACAACTTGAATAAATAAAGCTTGATGAAAGTCTTAAATTTTACACACACAGCGCTGTGCAAAAGTATTACATTAGTAGGGGGGGGCATGACTgatatgcctcttttccactagtacctactcagcacggTTCAACAGGACTCGGCACAACTTGGcatggtcttgttttgtttccattacaattgaggaccacctcagtgtgggtggagtcaataAAGGAACACGGGCAGTACTGTCTTGACCTAATTTGTATGTGGTTTGTGCGCCTCCATTTTCTAcctgttgggttttaaaaatggcatggTTAAATCTGGTGAAGGATTCGCTCTCATGCAATTAGTGGCATGCTGGTCTTCAacgtcacattttcggatcgcttggaacccTGGCTGTGTGGATACTACAAAAATGCCTGGTACCAGGACCTAACGGTAAAGCCTACAAACCGTGCCGAGTCGAGTTGAGTTGCgttgagtaggtactagtggaaacgcGGCATTAgttttccactgtgtttttccatccaggtatgcttttataGTACTGGCAATATTTTtctggatcattgtcatgctgaaaaacgaagctgttgccaatcagcaCTGGCTGAAACGCAGCCCCaagccatgacagagcctccaccgtgttttacagatggctgcagacctCACTGTTGTGCCTCTTTCCTTGTCTTGTGCATACATACTGACTACAGTTTGAACCAAAAACTTCAAATATGGATTCATCCCTCCATTAGACCTGTTGGCACTGATTTCAGCCCAGGTCTTGTGTAATATGGcatacctcagtcttttctccctgtttccccttCCTAaacaatggcttcttgacagccacccttccactgagaccatgtctgatgaggcttcagcaaagAGAAAATGGATCAATAGAGGGCCTGATCCCTCCCTTAGGTCCTGtgccaggtctttgctggattcttttcctatttcttaaggacgggactttcagatactgttcatctgctgtagatggtTTTTacaggcctgccacttcttcttttgacttctacttgtccagtttcctcaaattgtTTTAAGGATATACTGCACTCCATGCCAACATATGCTATGTTGTTGACTGTTAActcaaagagtggactgcacagaaaatttgtgaaaaaagcagctaatgtccaaagaaaaactatgAAAGACCttaagaaagcctggagaactactgccaAAGAccactgtaaaaataataattacaagaaagtctggctccttggaaaaaaaaatataatggaATGAGGCTCAGTACTGTCAAATTAATATCATATTAATCCATAATTATGTATTTGGGAGTTGCGCAGTGTGACACAATCCGTGTAGTAGAAACATCTGCGATTCATAAGTTGCAAAAGGTTTCATGTTACATCTCATTATGAAGCTTAGCTGTAAGTTCAATGAGGAAGTTCTGATCACTCATCTACTTGATTtcccatgctgtcaaactcagtACTGACATTACTGCTTccagtccaatcatctttctgcccgcTTTCTTTGAGCCATTCAGCCTCTGCTCAGCAtactttaaatatcactgctcATCTGTCATTCTCCATTTCAGACTCATTCACacaacccacctcctccacaTCACCACCACCCAAATCTCTCAGAGCtccttccaagcctccatctttgtcTTCACCACCACACCGCTAGTCTCTAGCCTCTGTAAGTCCTAATTCCTACTGTATCTCTGCTGAGCCATCGGAGTCTAATTGCCAAATGGCTAATTGAATTCATTATTAACAAATCTTGTTCAATTCCTCCTAATGGTCTCTCCTGATTGAATTGTATCTGTCCCCTCAAAATAAGGCTACAACCACCAGAATAGCAGCTTGGCAAAATAAGCCTGTTTGCTCATCAAAAAATAGCTATAAAATCTATAAAATCTGCACTTTTGATAGCAACAATACATGAAAAGTTTATACATCGAACGGTTAGTAATCACAGGAGCAACTGAACAAGTTGTTTGAAAGACAGCATGTCACTGAGCGATGCACGACATCTacgggtttttcttttttttagcagaaGCATTATGTAGGTGTTCTAAAGAGGTGCAAAAGAAACTTTGGTACACATTTGGTTGGTAAGGTAGGTGTAGGGtttccccccccaaaaaaacacaactcacTTTTCTTCTGCAGATTCAAAGCTGAGTATCTGTGCCATGACATTATCTATCTCCATCTTTAACTTCTAGacaggacagaaagaaaaaaaaaaaaaacttaacatttttttacagaaacacaaaaatagagGTGTGATGACTGAATGCGGACACAGGTTACCTGGATATCGTCTAGAAGATCTTTTTTATACGTCTTGATGCTTTCAATCTCCATCTTCTCTTGTGCtgtaaaatctgaggaaactgaacaaacaGTGGAGCAAAAACATGAAACCGATTCTCAGGAATTCAAATTCCACCAACCAGTTCTTCAGATATAACAACTCTAAAACAATGAGCCTCATGCATG containing:
- the cyth4b gene encoding cytohesin 4b; its protein translation is MTDCQMVSSDFTAQEKMEIESIKTYKKDLLDDIQKLKMEIDNVMAQILSFESAEENKTLEKNKQFSNGKKKFNMDPKKGINYLVENKLLDGSAQSIAEFLYKEEGLNKTAIGEFLGERDELHLQTLKAFVELHEFSDLNLVQALRQFLWSFRLPGEAQKIDRMMEAFATRYCDCNHNVFQSTDTCYILSFAIIMLNTSLHNPNVKDKTTLERFISMNRGINNGENLPDDLLSKLYESIRNEPFKIPEDDGNDLTHTFFNPDREGWLLKLGGRVKTWKRRWFILTDNCLYYFEYTTDKEPRGIIPLENLCVREVPYSRKPYCLELYNPNSRGQKIKACKTETDGRVVEGKHQSYTICASSADERDSWIEAIRASITKDPFYDLVSLRKKKVIHQTPQDSAQQEPTS